The window GAGGAAAAGTTAAAAGACAACCTCTATAAAATATGGAATCGCATGTCCTCAGGATGCTATTTTCCTCCTCCTGTTAAAGTGGTAGAAATACCAAAGAAAAATGGAGGGATCCGAAAACTGGGGGTGCCAACCGTATCTGATCGAATTGCACAGATGACGGCTAAACTCTACTTTGAGCCTTTAGTCGAGCCGCACTTCCACCCAGATTCATACGGATATAGACCGAAGAAGTCGGCTATTGATGCCGTAAGAGTCACCAGGAAAAGGTGTTGGAAGTATGACTGGGTACTAGAATTCGATATTAAGGGTCTTTTTGACAATATTGATTATGGATTACTCATGAAAGCAGT of the Desertibacillus haloalkaliphilus genome contains:
- a CDS encoding reverse transcriptase domain-containing protein, encoding MDKTKSHSISKQTVWEAYKLVKANKGAPGIDEELIQSFEEKLKDNLYKIWNRMSSGCYFPPPVKVVEIPKKNGGIRKLGVPTVSDRIAQMTAKLYFEPLVEPHFHPDSYGYRPKKSAIDAVRVTRKRCWKYDWVLEFDIKGLFDNIDYGLLMKAV